One region of Arvicola amphibius chromosome 3, mArvAmp1.2, whole genome shotgun sequence genomic DNA includes:
- the Tmem115 gene encoding transmembrane protein 115 — protein MQRALPGARQHLGAILASASVVVKALCAVVLFLYLLSFAVDTDCLAVTPGYLFPPNFWIWTLATHGLMEQHVWDVAISLATVVVAGRLLEPLWGALELLIFFSVVNVSVGLLGAFAYLLTYMASFNLVYLFTIRIHGALGFLGGVLVALKQTMGDCVVLRVPQVRVSVVPMLLLALLLLLRLATLLQSPALASYGFGLLSSWVYLRFYQRHSRGRGDMADHFAFATFFPEILQPVVGLLANLVHGLLVKVKICQKTVKRYDVGAPSSITISLPGTDPQDAERRRQLALKALNERLKRVEDQSVWPSMDDDEEEAGAKKDSPLPSEKASTPPGKGTAPESSLITFEAAPPKL, from the exons ATGCAACGCGCCCTCCCCGGTGCCCGCCAGCATCTGGGGGCTATCCTGGCCAGCGCCAGCGTGGTGGTGAAGGCGCTGTGCGCCGTGGTACTGTTCCTTTATCTCCTTTCCTTCGCCGTGGACACGGACTGCCTGGCGGTCACCCCGGGCTACCTTTTTCCACCCAACTTCTGGATCTGGACCCTGGCCACCCATGGGCTGATGGAACAGCACGTGTGGGACGTGGCCATCAGTCTGGCCACAGTAGTGGTGGCCGGGCGATTACTGGAGCCCCTCTGGGGAGCCTTGGAGCTGCTCATCTTCTTCTCGGTGGTGAATGTGTCCGTGGGGCTTCTGGGGGCCTTCGCCTACCTCCTCACCTACATGGCTTCCTTCAACTTGGTCTACCTGTTCACTATTCGTATCCATGGCGCCCTGGGTTTCCTAGGTGGTGTCCTGGTGGCACTCAAGCAAACTATGGGAGACTGTGTGGTCCTGCGAGTGCCCCAGGTCCGCGTCAGCGTAGTTCCCATGCTGTTGCtggctttgctgctgctgctccggTTGGCCACGCTGCTCCAGAGCCCGGCCCTGGCTTCCTACGGCTTTGGACTGCTGTCCAGTTGGGTGTATCTTCGCTTCTATCAACGCCATAGCCGGGGCCGAGGGGACATGGCTGACCATTTTGCTTTTGCCACCTTCTTCCCGGAGATCCTGCAGCCTGTGGTGGGTCTGCTAGCGAACCTGGTGCATGGCCTCCTGGTGAAAGTCAAGATATGCCAAAAGACGGTGAAGCGCTATGATGTGGGAGCCCCATCATCCATCACTATCAGTCTCCCAGGCACAGACCCTCAAGACGCCGAGCGGAGAAG GCAACTGGCCCTAAAGGCTCTCAATGAGCGGCTGAAGAGAGTGGAGGATCAGTCTGTCTGGCCCAGCATGGATGATGATGAAGAGGAGGCTGGGGCGAAAAAGGACAGTCCTCTGCCCTCAGAGAAAGCTTCCACACCCCCAGGGAAGGGGACTGCCCCAGAATCCAGTCTCATTACCTTTGAGGCAGCTCCTCCaaaactgtaa